One window from the genome of Parasteatoda tepidariorum isolate YZ-2023 chromosome 8, CAS_Ptep_4.0, whole genome shotgun sequence encodes:
- the LOC107443496 gene encoding retinol dehydrogenase 14-like, whose amino-acid sequence MLIKICSVSAAALVVMIVIRKYREYKWGRCKSKRNMKNKTVVITGANCGLGKATALELAQRGARVILACRDPEKAQKALIDVRSRSNNGVLKIMELDLSSFDSIKNFAKEFVRSEEQLDVLINNAGVFQCPFMTTKEGFEMQFGVNHLGHFLLTKLLLEKLKQSAPSRIVVVSSALYKTGCLNFETLNSKSDYDKKMAYKNSKLANALFTRELAKRLKGSDVSVYAISPGMVWTNLGRYISISWWKMIALAPFALFFVRTPYQGCQTILHCAISEDVEGESGCYYSNCKKEPYAKNALDDKVAKKLWDISEEYCQKAKH is encoded by the coding sequence ATGTTGATCAAAATATGCAGTGTTTCCGCTGCTGCCTTAGTTGTGATGATTGTCATCCGCAAATACCGAGAATATAAATGGGGCAGATGCAAAAGCAAacgaaatatgaaaaacaaaacagtcGTTATCACCGGTGCTAATTGTGGTCTTGGTAAAGCAACCGCATTGGAGTTAGCCCAACGCGGAGCTCGGGTTATATTAGCATGTAGAGATCCAGAGAAAGCGCAAAAAGCTTTGATCGACGTTCGATCTAGATCCAATAATGGTGTACTTAAAATCATGGAATTAGATCTATCTTCTTTTgattccataaaaaattttgctaaagaaTTTGTTCGTAGCGAAGAACAACTCGATGTGTTAATCAACAATGCTGGTGTATTCCAATGCCCGTTTATGACCACCAAAGAAGGTTTCGAAATGCAGTTTGGTGTTAATCATTTAGGCCATTTTCTTCTCACTAAGCTtctgttagaaaaattaaaacagtctGCTCCTTCCAGAATAGTTGTGGTTAGTTCAGCCTTATATAAAACAggctgtttaaattttgaaactttgaacTCCAAATCCGATTATGACAAGAAAATGGCatacaaaaatagtaaattgGCAAATGCTCTATTTACTAGGGAATTAGCCAAACGATTGAAAGGATCTGATGTTTCTGTATATGCGATTAGTCCAGGTATGGTGTGGACCAATTTAGGTAGATATATATCTATCAGTTGGTGGAAAATGATTGCCCTTGCTCCATTTGCTTTGTTCTTTGTAAGAACTCCTTATCAAGGTTGTCAGACAATTTTGCACTGTGCTATATCTGAAGACGTTGAAGGAGAAAGTGGATGTTATTACAGTAACTGTAAAAAAGAGCCTTACGCCAAAAATGCTCTTGATGATAAGGTTGCTAAAAAGTTATGGGATATTTCAGAAGAATACTGCCAAAAAGCCAAGCATTAG
- the LOC107443497 gene encoding vesicle transport protein USE1, whose protein sequence is MLFFNWKKGIIIIYTMSIPMSREEINFVRLLTRTENSIPERQSNDWRLEPYVKDIESRLASLKKMNTCQPSKDTLAEYSRRVEFLRGVMEAEKQPTVAEKAIANQLLFPGSATSASNKIHLQTKAQYLREMREELLGTTDDHTMSDGVRLRSVSSTSHQDDFDAVMQYHNSMQEKVAQDMVSLVQNLKQNSLLTGHIIKKDTEALIKSGEMADDRYSELKVESDKLETYTKRACNWCLWIMLGAVILIFMWMIIFIRLFPKR, encoded by the exons atgcttttttttaattggaaaaaaggaattattatcATATACACCATGTCTATTCCAATGTCTCGAGAGGAGATTAATTTCGTTCGGTTATTGACTAGAACAGAAAATTCCATACCTGAACGTCAATCTAATGATTGGAGACTGGAACCT tacGTAAAAGATATTGAATCACGACTagcttctttgaaaaaaatgaatacctg ccAACCAAGTAAAGATACCTTAGCTGAATATTCAAGACGTGTTGAATTTCTCAGAGGTGTTATGGAAGCAGAAAAGCAG cctACTGTTGCTGAGAAAGCTATAGCAAATCAGCTGTTGTTTCCAGGATCTGCCACAAGTGCAAGCAATAAAATTCACCTGCAAACAAAAGCTCAGTACTTGCGTGAAATGAGAGAAGAACTTTTAGGAACAACAGATGATCATACAA TGTCTGATGGGGTACGATTAAGAAGTGTGTCATCAACCTCTCATCAGGACGATTTTGATGCTGTTATGCAATATCATAATTCAATGCAAGAAAAAGTTGCTCAAGACATGGTGTCTTTagtccaaaatttaaaacaaaacagtcTTTTAACTGGACACATCATCAAAAAGGATACTgag GCTTTAATAAAATCTGGTGAAATGGCTGATGACCGATACAGTGAACTCAAGGTAGAGAGTGACAAGCTAGAAACTTATACAAAAAGAGCCTGTAACTGGTGTTTATGGATTATGTTAGGtgcagttattttaatatttatgtggATGATTATTTTCATTCGACTCTTCCCAAAgagatga